From a single Paraburkholderia sp. D15 genomic region:
- a CDS encoding transporter has protein sequence MTPAAHAARRAAVLGTFGTLGALGVLTAAQTAFATEGGIGRPITGMQIAPYAGIVPPTSDWIVSVTSIYYEGSLGASKSIPIAGTVSAGIDYDVSYTLLNAIKTWGITAGGWNFASSFGVPVQYTNVSSFHGRLPNDTATQFADVFFTPVVAGYHLSKTDHIALSVQMYAPTGAYNPNRLANAGQNTWTFIPTLAYTKIIPSQNIELSANYGIEFYTANNDTHYHNAPVSVLDLMAMKRFAGGWGVGVIGGYIQQLGDDTGGVANLIGGARGHSVGIGPMVSWSGKISKTPVSATLRWVNEFEVENRPKGNAVELSISATFQ, from the coding sequence TTGACGCCTGCCGCTCATGCCGCTCGCCGCGCCGCCGTACTCGGCACCTTCGGTACGCTCGGCGCGCTTGGCGTGCTGACGGCGGCGCAAACCGCATTCGCGACCGAGGGCGGCATCGGCCGGCCGATCACCGGCATGCAGATCGCGCCGTATGCGGGCATCGTGCCGCCCACCTCCGACTGGATCGTGTCGGTCACCTCGATCTATTACGAGGGCTCGCTCGGCGCGAGCAAGAGCATTCCGATTGCCGGCACCGTGAGCGCGGGCATCGACTACGACGTGTCGTACACGTTGCTCAACGCGATCAAGACCTGGGGGATCACGGCGGGCGGCTGGAATTTCGCGTCGTCGTTCGGCGTGCCGGTGCAGTACACCAACGTGTCGTCATTTCATGGCCGTCTGCCGAACGACACGGCCACGCAGTTCGCCGATGTCTTCTTCACGCCGGTCGTCGCCGGCTACCACCTGAGCAAGACCGATCACATCGCGCTCAGCGTGCAGATGTACGCGCCGACCGGCGCCTACAACCCGAACCGGCTCGCGAATGCCGGGCAGAACACGTGGACCTTCATTCCGACCCTCGCGTACACGAAGATCATTCCGTCGCAGAACATCGAGCTGTCGGCGAACTACGGCATCGAGTTCTACACCGCCAATAACGACACGCACTATCACAACGCGCCGGTCAGCGTGCTCGACCTGATGGCGATGAAACGCTTCGCGGGCGGCTGGGGGGTCGGCGTGATCGGCGGCTACATCCAGCAACTCGGCGACGACACTGGCGGCGTCGCGAATCTGATCGGCGGCGCGCGGGGGCATTCGGTGGGGATCGGACCGATGGTGTCGTGGTCCGGCAAGATCAGTAAAACGCCGGTGTCCGCGACGCTGCGCTGGGTCAACGAGTTCGAAGTCGAGAACCGTCCAAAGGGCAACGCGGTCGAGTTGTCGATCAGCGCGACCTTCCAGTAA